The region GCCCTGTTTTCCTCGACCACCCacaagaaaaccacgtgatttcaacgctgggtgtggcCTTTCTGACCGCCATCGCAGATGTGTCAAAAGAGGGGGTGAGATGTCAGTGAGAGGGGCTGTGACGTCCTCCCTATCGTGCGACATAGCCACAGGAGTGTTGGACAGCACCGTGGAGAAATTTGGGGCCAACGTGACGTCACGCGCACTTTTGAGCTGTGACCTTCCCGTGGAATGTGTCGACACATCGCTGTCTGAAGCGTCACCAAGCCAGGGGGGTTGAGGTCGCAAGCCGACACGGTTCCGCACCGTTACAGAGGGAGCTTGCAGGCATCTCTGAAGCAGCCTTCAGATATTTGCGTTGCAACGGGAGAAAATGACGGGGTAACAAAAAAGTGACGCTTTAATTCTTTTGCGCAGAGTATTGTTGTTTGATTGAAATAGGTTTGAAAATTGTGAAAATAAACTGCCGATGTGTGCGATTCGCTTTTAATTGAAAGATATACCTCATCTCTGGTAATGTCTTTTTATTAAGTAATTAATGAATTAATATGGACACATTCATTAAGTCGTTATTAATTAATATTAGTTGCAACTGTATTGCCGTCAGTAAGTTGTCTGATAACGTTCGTCGTCTGAACTGCCTGCTGTGTGCACGAAACTGACATCTCGACCGTAAATATGTTATATCTGTTTAGGGCCATTAAATACACTTCGAAATTTAGTAAACTTATTGTAAAGTGGGAAGAACGTTGTGAGAGCCGCtgtggcgaccgctacggtcgcacgttcgaatcctgcttcgggcatggatgtgtgtgatgtccttaggttagttaggtttaagaagttctaagttctaagggactgatgacctcagatgttaaattccacagtagtcagagccatttgaaccatttgaggaaagtTGTGTGTTAACGAAATGTAACTCAAACAGTTCGTAAAATTATTTTCTTGACCTACAGACGCTCCGATCGGAAGGAGTAAGTTGCTTATCAGTCTTGTATGCTGACGTGATGTTTTATGCACGAGCACAGCAAATAACTAATTTTATCAGATGCATCGAAATTAGAAAGATCGCACGAGTGGCCTATGAGCTGTCAGTTTCGAAAAAGGCAGAGAgaagagagttagagagagaggtggggggggggggggggggattgtatgGGGCTCTGATTACGAACAGACTACATATCGGCTGGAGACGTCGTCCGCGGCCGATGTCGCTGGCCGTCCTTTGCGCTTCGCGGCCCCGGTCACTGCGCCTGCACGCGACATTGCATCTACATAGTACGTGCACAGCGCGAGTTCCACGGTGATTCAGTCAGCAGCTTTGGCGTTTAACCACGAAGAATCGTATTGTCCCGTGTACTTCAACTTCAGACTACGTTTCCTGTTGCCGCGCCATTTCACAAGGaggctgtgatgcgtctgtcatccGTACCACAGCAGACCCGTGTCTGCAGGACACCTGGAGCATGCACTCTCTTCTTACGATGCGACACTCTCGGTGTGTAATGGCCTTAGCGTGCAACTACACGTGTAACTTACTCTTTCAAGTACCCTCATACACTACTTTTTAGTCTGCATGCCAGTTCTTAAGCATAAAAACAATAGCACACGTTTAATGGACTattctttttacactactggccattacaattgctacaccgagaaggaatgcagatgataaacgggtattcattggacaaatatattatactagaacggacatgtcattgcatttccatgcaatttgggtgcatagatcctgagaaatcaatacccagaacaaccaactgtggccgtaataacggacttgatacgtctgggcattcagtcaaacagagcttggatggcgtgcgcaggtacagctgcccatgcagcttcaacacgataccacagttcatcaagagtagagactggcgtattgtgacgagccagttgctcggccaccattgaccagacgttttcaattggtgagagatctggagaatgtgctggccagggcagcagtcgaacattttctgtatccagaaaggcccctcagggcctgcaacatgcggtcgtgcattatcccgctgaaatgtagggtttcgcagggatcgaatgaagggtagagccacgggtcgtaacacatctgaaatgtaacgtccactgttcaaagtgccgtcaatgcgaacaagaggtgaccgagaagtgtaaccaatggcaccccataccatcacgccgagtgatacgccagtatggcgatgacgaatacacacttccaatgtgcgttcaccgcgatgtcgccaaacacggatgcgaccatcacggtgctgtaaacacaatctggattcatccgaaaaaataacgttttgccattcgtgcacccaggttcgtccttgagtacaccatcgaaggcgctcctgtctgtaatgcagcgtcaagggtaaccgcagctacggtctccgagctgatagtccgtgctgctgcaaacgtcgtctaactgctcgtgcagatggttgttgtcttgtaaacgtccccatctgttgactcagggatcgagacttggctgcacgatccgttacagctatgcggataagatgcctgtcatctcgtctgctagtgacaccaggctgttgggatccagcacggcgttccgtattaccctcctgaacccaccgattccatattctgccaacagtcattggatctcgaccaacgcgagcagtaacgtcgcgatacgataaaccgcaatcgcaacaggctacaatccgacctttatcaaagtcgtaaacgtgatggtaggcatttctcctccttacgggaggcatcacaacaacgtttcaccaggcaacgccggtcaactgctgtttgtgtatgagaaatcggttggaaactttcctcatgtcaacacgttgtaagtgtcgccaccgtcgccatcctagtgtgaattcactgaaaagctaatcatttgcatatcacagcatcttcttcctgtcgcttaaatttcgcctctgcagcacgtcatcttcgtggtgtagcaattttgatgtccagtagtgtatttcgtgttCTCTTCCGTTCCCTCTAGTATAGACACTCGTTCATAGACGGTAGCAAACGGTAGTGAAAATTCGCCAATTGTCTGCAAATGTCCATTTGCCTGTGTAGAAACGCACTGTAATAAAAACCTTACAGCATTCTCATCGCCTTTAAGTTGGTGAATCCTCCTTTTAGAGCGTCATGTGCGGAGCATATTATTTGCTTAATAGGTGCGACTCTGCGACGTGTTGTTTTAACAGTCATGTCAAACATGTCAGTCCGTGGTGTAAGGATACTGTGATCGGTAAGTTTGCCAGAAAACCACCTAGTGGAAGGTTAGAGCTGGCAAGTTGTAGTATCTAGAACATTCAGTGTCCTCCTGTCTTTTCCAATGGACAGGGCAATGACGTCGAGAATGTGGGCTACTACAGTCTACACAGAATACGGTGGCTGGTAGATGCGCATACGGCAGGGCACACATGAGGTGAACTGTAGTGGTGGGGGGTGCGGGCAGTGGCtgcaggggaaatgccgagcgctggagggggaagtgcattttttgtaaatatgatgTGGGGCCCGGCCAGGCGCACACTTCCATGGCGACCATTCAAAAGCAACTGTCGCCTCTGCTTTAGTTAGAATCCGAAAAGAATTCCGGCGCAGCAATTCATTTTCGCTCTAATTTGTTAATGATTTGCAACTTTCACAGGAGCATCACGAGTAGCGAATTTTGAGAAAAACCCGCACATTGCTCTTTTTGCCATGTTATACAGTCTTCTTGTTGccacattaaaatttgcttcttttgacaaaacacagtgaCACTTACTGTGTCTCACCCCACTAACTCTTTGTACAGACACAGTTGCGAGAGATTTCTGAAACACTTGattattaagtttattaaatgaGGAACAGATGAAAACTAAGGTCAGTAGGTTAtaaaaaagcacatcctcagtacaaaataagTGCGTAATGTCTTCACCTGTGCTGTTACAGAACCCATAACATTTCTCACTTCACCAAAAAAATGGCCATTAAAAATTCCATTCTTCCATCGGGTAAGTCTGTGGTTAGTGAAATAACATGGTAGACAGTGAACCTTTGCGTAATAATCATACGACAAAATACTCCCCTCTTTATGTGCTGTCATTTCCTATAATGTCATTTCAGTATCTCAAATATAATGAAAGTCGTAGATATTTCAGTCTGGCCTTATGGCTGGGGTGGTGCGATCGCCAATGAGAGTGGTACATTAGATCACTTTTTTCGAGTTTGTAGAGAGACATAGACCTCCACGCAAACGTAAAGAAATATTCAGTATGCTAAATTTCGTCCATGGCAATATATTATATAATaaggggtgatgaaaaagtcagtataaatttgaaaatttaataaaccacggaataatgtagatagagaggtaaaaattgaaacacatggttggaatgacatggggttttattagaaccaaaaaaaaacaccccatattgctagatgcgtgaaagaactcttgcgtgcgtcgttaggtgatgatcgtgtgctcagccaccacttccgtcatgctttgccccccaggtccccagacctcagaccgtgcgattattggctttggggttacctgaaatcgcaagtgtatccagatcgaccgacatctctagggatgctgaaagacaacatccgatgacaATGCCTCACcacagctccggacatgctttacagtgctgttcacaacattattcctcgactacagctgttgttgaggaatgatggtggacatattgaacatttactgcaaaagatcatcatctttgctttgccttactttgttatgctaattattgctattctgatcagatgaagcgccatgtgtcggacatttttgaacttttgtatttttttggtgctaataaaaccctacgtcattcgaagcatgtgtgtcaatttgaacctctctatctaaattattccgtgatttattcacttttcaaatttatactgactttttgatcacccagtatatactaGATGCGAAATCACAGTGACGCCTATTTTTAACTGAAAACTCTTTCATCTCGTGCAGTGTCTTAATTCCACGTAAATGTAGCaacaactatgaccattaacgaaatgatggggacatcatgaacctgacatataaatctacaagcaaagcaaaactgaaatttacccatgaaccatggaccttgccgttggtggggaggcttgcgtgcctcaacgatacagatagccgtaccgtagatacaaccacaacggaggtgtatctctTGAGGCCAGCCAAACCCGTGGTCCGGGTTTCCGGGTTCAATTCCAGCGGCGTcacgaattttctctgcctcgtgatgacttggtgttgtgtgatgtccttaggttagttaggtttacgtagttctaagacagagatttaggaattaggttttaaattgtaggacatttccaggggcagatgtggactctgaccacaatctattggttatgacctgtaggttaaaactgaagaaactgcaaaaaggtgagaatttaaggacatgggatctggataagctgaaagaaccagaggttgtacagagtttcaaggagagcattagggaacaattgacaggaatgggggaaagaaacacagtagaagaagaatgggtagctctgtgggatgaagtagtgaaggcagcagaggatgaagtaggtaaaaagacgagggctgctagaaatccttgggtaagagaagaaatattgaatttaattgatgaaaggagaaaatataaaaatgcagtaaatgaagcacgcaaaaaggaatacaaacgtctcaaaaatgagatcgacaggaagtgcaaaatggctaagcagagatggctagaggacaaatgtaaggatgtagaatcctatctcactagggggtaagatagatactgcctacaggaaaattaaagagagctttggagagaagagaaccacgtgtatgaatatcaagagctcagatggcaacacagtgctaaacagagaagggaaagcagaaaggtggaaggagtatatagagggtctatacaacggcgacgtaattgacgacaatattatggaaatggaagaggatgtagatgaagacgaaatgggagataagttactgcgtgaagagtttgacagagcactgaaagacctgatcgaAACAagacgcccggagtagacaacattccattagaactactgatggccttgggagagccagtcatgacaaaactctaccagctggtaagcaagatgcgtcagacaggcgaaatactcccagacttcaagaagaatataataattctaatcccaaagaaagcagatgctgacagatgtgaaaattaccgatctatcagtttaataagtaacagctgaaaaatactaaagcgaattctttacagacgaatggaaaaactggtagatgcggacctcggggaggatcagtttggattccgtagaaatgttggaacacgtgaggcaatacagaccttacgacttatcttagaagaaagattaagaaaaggcaaacctacgtgtccagcatttgtagacttagagaaagcttttgaaaatgttgactggaatactctctttcaaattctaaaggtggcaggggtaaaatacagggagcgaacggctatttacaatttgtacaggagccagatggcagttattagagtcgaggggcatgaaagggaagaagtggttgggaaaggagtgaaacagggttgtagccgctccccgatgttattcagtctgtatattgggcaagcagtaaaggaaacaaaagaaaaatttggagtaggtattaaaattcatggagaagaagtaaaaactttgaggttcgccgatgacattgtaattctgccagagacggcaaaggacttggaagagcagttgaacggaatggacagtgtcttgaaaagaggatataagatgaacatcaacaaaagcaaaacgaggataatggaatgtagtcaaattaaatcgggtgatgctgagggaattagattaggaaatgagacacttaaagtagtaaaggagttttgctatttaggaagtaaaataactgatgatggtcgaagtagagaggatataaaatgtagactggcaatggccaggaaagcgtttctgaagaagagaaatttgttaacatcgagtatagatttaagtgtcaggaagtcatttatgaaagtatttgtatggagtgtagccatgtatgaaagcgaatcatggacgataaatagtttggacaagaagagaatagaagctttcgaaatgtggtgcttcagaataatgatgaagattagacgggtagatccaATCTCTAAtgggggggtattgaatagaattggggcgaagaggattttgtggcacaacttgacaagaagaagggatcggttggtgggacatgttctgaggcatcaagggatcacaaatttagcactggagggcagcgtggagggtaaaaatcgtagagggagaccaagagatgaatgcactaagcagattcagaaggatgtaggttgcagtaggtactgggagatgaagaagcttgcacgtgatagagtagcatggagagctgcatcaaaccagtctcaagactgaagaccacgacgacaACAAACCGATTAGATTGTGTAaactcgtttgagaaagattgcgcgGAGCGCTCCTGTATTCTGTCATGGCAGACCGGCCGAAAGGCGGCAGACACTGTCGGTCTTCGCTTCttcccttctgaacaaacgaatgaagtcGGCAAGCGCTCCGGACGAGTACCCCTCTCAGCGCTCCGGACGaggacccctctcagcgcatcctgcgaggACCTCTCACAGGGCATCCTGCGaggacccctctcagcgcatcctgcggggacccctctcagcgcatcctgcgaggACCCCTCACAGGGCATCCTGCGaggacccctctcagcgcatcctgcgcggaacccctctcagcgcatcctgcggggacccctctcagcgcatcctgcgcggaacccctctcagcgcatcctgcgcggaacccctctcagcgcatcctgcgcggaacccctctcagcgcatcctgcgcggaacccctctcagcgcatcctgcgcggaacccctctcagcgcatcctgcgcggaacccctctcagcgcatcctgcgcggaacccctctcagcgcatcctgcgcggaacccctctcagcgcatcctgcgcggaacccctctcagcgcatcctgcgcggaacccctctcagcgcatcctgcgcggaacccctctcagcgcatcctgcgaggacccctctcagcgcatcctgcgaggacccctctcagcgcatcctgcgaggacccctctcagcgcatcctgcgcggaacccctctcagcgcatcctgcgaggacccctctcagcgcatcctgcgaggacccctctcagcgcatcctgcgcggaacccctctcagcgcatcctgcgcggaacccctctcagcgcatcctgcgagtacccctctcagcgcatcctgcgcggaacctctctcagcgcatcctgcgaggacccctctcagcgcatcctgcgaggacccctctcagcgcatcctgcgcggaacccctctcagcgcatcctgcgcggaacccctctcagcgcatcctgcgaggacccctctcagcgcatcctgcgaggacccctctcagcgcatcctgcgaggacccctctcagcgcatcctgcgaggacccctctcagcgcatcctgcgcggaacccctctcagcgcatcctgcgaggacccctctcagcgcatcctgcgaggacccctctcagcgcatcctgcgcggAACCCATCTCAGCGCATCCTGTGCggaacccctctcagcgcatcctgcgaggacccctctcagcgcatcctgcgaggacccctctcagcgcatcctgcgaggacccctctcagcgcatcctgcgcggaacctctctcagcgcatcctgcgaggacccctctcagcgcatcctgcgaggacccctctcagcgcatcctgcgcggaacccctctcagcgcatcctgcgcggaacccctctcagcgcatcctgcgaggacccctctcagcgcatcctgcgaggacccctctcagcgcatcctgcgaggacccctctcagcgcatcctgcgaggacccctctcagcgcatcctgcgcggaacccctctcagcgcatcctgcgcggaacccctctcagcgcatcctgcgaggacccctctcagcgcatcctgcgaggacccctctcagcgcatcctgcgcggaacccctctcagcgcatcctgcgcggaacccctctcagcgcatcctgcgaggacccctctcagcgcatcctgcgcggaacctctctcagcgcatcctgcgaggacccctctcagcgcatcctgcgaggacccctctcagcgcatcctgcgcggaacccctctcagcgcatcctgcgaggacccctctcagcgcatcctgcgaggacccctctcagcgcatcctgcgcggaacccctctcagcgcatcctgcgcggaacccctctcagcgcatcctgcgcggaacccctctcagcgcatcctgcgaggacccctctcagcgcatcctgcgaggacccctctcagcgcatcctgcgcggaacccctctcagcgcatcctgcgcggaacccctctcagcgcatcctgcgcggaacccctctcagcgcatcctgcgaggaccctctcagcgcatcctgcgaggacccctctcagcgcatcctgcgaggacccctctcagcgcatcctgcgaggacccctctcagcgcatcctgcgaggacccctctcagcgcatcctgcgcggaacccctctcagcgcatcctgcgcggaacccctctcagcgcatcctgcgaggacccctctcagcgcatcctgcgcggaacccctctcagcgcatcctgcgaggacccctctcagcgcatcctgcgaggacccctctcagcgcatcctgcgcggaacccctctcagcgcatcctgcgcggaacccctctcagcgcatcctgcgaggacccctctcagcgcatcctgcgcggaacctctctcagcgcatcctgcgaggacccctctcagcgcatcctgcgcggaacccctctcagcgcatcctgcgcggaacccctttcagcgcatcctgcgaggacccctctcagcgcatcctgcgcggaacccctctcagcgcatcctgcgaggacccctctcagcgcatcctgcgcggaaccctctcagcgcatcctgcgcggaacccctctcagcgcatcctgcgcggaacccctctcagcgcatcctgcgaggacccctctcagcgcatcctgcgaggacccctctcagcgcatcctgcgaggacccctctcagcgcatcctgcgaggacccctctcagcgcatcctgcgcggaacccctctcagcgcatcctgcgcggaacccctctcagcgcatcctgcgaggacccctctcagcgcatcctgcgcggaacccctctcagcgcatcctgcgcggaacccctctcagcgcatcctgcgcggaacccctctcagcgcatcctgcgagtacccctctcagcgcatcctgcgaggacccctctcagcgcatcctgcgaggacccctctcagcgcatcctgcgaggacccctctcagcgcatcctgcgaggacccctctcagcgcatcctgcgaggACCCCTCTCAGTGCATCCTGCGAGGACTCTGGCGAGCCCGCGAGGCAGCAGTGCGGCGGAGTCGATCGAGTGAGCGTGAGATGAATCAGACGTGAGTCACAAACACGCTTAGTTGAATTACAAAGTGTTCAATAGTGCATTGAGAGAAATATTTCCTTGGAACAGAAACGCTGAATCGTGCGCATTTAGAATGAATAAACTGTAGCAACAATTTCATCACAGTGAATAAGTTCGATACAGTTAAGCGTGTTTTCTACTGTCTGGAAGGTGAATAATTTAAGTTGAAGAACATTAGCTTCTATATAGGAAGAACCGTTGCCAATATTTACGATAAATACTGCAGTAATTATACGTCTCATCAAATACAGTTAGgcttctgtttagttttttatgctaTCACGGCTTAAGAAAGTCTCTCTTCCTACAGTCCGATAGCCAACCATGAACTATGTTCTCCAAGGTGATCATACACagcttgtaaaatttgaaatttgttgtaaggtttatgggaccaaacagctgaggtcatcgggccctaagctcacacactacttaatctaacttgaactaacctccgctaaggacaacacgcacacgccAGTGCCCgtgccaggactcgaacctccgacgggggagtcgcgcgaaccgtcaCGAGACTCCGTAGACCACGCGACACAGCCTGTCCAAAATATCATGGAAACTCGCTTAATATCGTATTAGCCCGACGCAGCAGCGATTCTACGTGGTGTAGATTCGATAAGTCCCTAGCCACGTTTACGAAAGTGCGTGGCATCAAACGTGCACGCACACGTCACTCAATTCCCGTAAACTAAGGGCGAGTGGTATGTGTGTGCGATCCTGGCATCCAATAGCGTCCCAAATGCGTTCCATCGGGTTCACATCGCACGAAACTGGCAGCAAAGAGATCAACGTGAGTTGTATGTCACGTTTCTCAGATCACTGTAACACGAACCAGGCCACGTCACACAAACAGTTATCGTGCTGGACGATGCCAACCACCGTCGGGGGAGACTCCAAGTGGAAAGGGATGCTGCTGGTGTGCAGTAAAGTTCACGCAGTCCACACCTGTCAAGATGataccttcgattactaccacggtTTCCATAGAAGCCCATGTAAATGTCCCCCCTATAGCTTAATGCTGCCCCCAATGACACGAATGCGGG is a window of Schistocerca gregaria isolate iqSchGreg1 chromosome 8, iqSchGreg1.2, whole genome shotgun sequence DNA encoding:
- the LOC126285266 gene encoding uncharacterized protein DKFZp434B061-like; amino-acid sequence: MNLTYKSTSKAKLKFTHEPWTLPASCEDPSQRILRGPLSAHPARTPHRASCEDPSQRILRGTPLSASCGDPSQRILRGTPLSASCAEPLSAHPARNPSQRILRGTPLSASCAEPLSAHPARNPSQRILRGTPLSASCAEPLSAHPARNPSQRILRGTPLSASCAEPLSAHPARTPLSASCEDPSQRILRGPLSAHPARNPSQRILRGPLSAHPARTPLSASCAEPLSAHPARNPSQRILRVPLSAHPARNLSQRILRGPLSAHPARTPLSASCAEPLSAHPARNPSQRILRGPLSAHPARTPLSASCEDPSQRILRGPLSAHPARNPSQRILRGPLSAHPARTPLSASCAEPISAHPVRNPSQRILRGPLSAHPARTPLSASCEDPSQRILRGTSLSASCEDPSQRILRGPLSAHPARNPSQRILRGTPLSASCEDPSQRILRGPLSAHPARTPLSASCEDPSQRILRGTPLSASCAEPLSAHPARTPLSASCEDPSQRILRGTPLSASCAEPLSAHPARTPLSASCAEPLSAHPARTPLSASCEDPSQRILRGTPLSASCEDPSQRILRGPLSAHPARNPSQRILRGTPLSASCAEPLSAHPARTPLSASCEDPSQRILRGTPLSASCAEPLSAHPARNPSQRILRGPSQRILRGPLSAHPARTPLSASCEDPSQRILRGPLSAHPARNPSQRILRGTPLSASCEDPSQRILRGTPLSASCEDPSQRILRGPLSAHPARNPSQRILRGTPLSASCEDPSQRILRGTSLSASCEDPSQRILRGTPLSASCAEPLSAHPARTPLSASCAEPLSAHPARTPLSASCAEPSQRILRGTPLSASCAEPLSAHPARTPLSASCEDPSQRILRGPLSAHPARTPLSASCAEPLSAHPARNPSQRILRGPLSAHPARNPSQRILRGTPLSASCAEPLSAHPASTPLSASCEDPSQRILRGPLSAHPARTPLSASCEDPSQRILRGPLSVHPARTLASPRGSSAAESIE